The proteins below are encoded in one region of Rutidosis leptorrhynchoides isolate AG116_Rl617_1_P2 unplaced genomic scaffold, CSIRO_AGI_Rlap_v1 contig192, whole genome shotgun sequence:
- the LOC139881761 gene encoding thioredoxin H4-1-like — MGNCWTQLCRGNGVASNRELKHTSENVHLIITWDSWDKNISEACKDNKIVLANFSATWCNPCRKIAPVYCELAYKYTSLMFLTVDVDQLAELAKKWDVKATPSFFFLKEGRQIDKIVGGDKEELKKKTAAIADLASKSPDI, encoded by the exons ATGGGAAATTGCTGGACACAG CTTTGTAGAGGGAATGGGGTTGCTAGTAATAGGGAGTTAAAACATACCAGTGAAAATGTGCATCTTATAATAACTTGGGACAGCTGGGACAAGAACATATCTGAAGCATGCAAGGATAACAAGATT GTTCTGGCCAATTTCAGTGCTACATGGTGCAATCCTTGTAGAAAAATAGCTCCAGTCTACTGTGAGCTTGCTTATAAATATACGTCTCTCATGTTCCTCACCGTGGATGTCGATCAACTAGCGGAGTTGGCTAAAAAGTGGGATGTGAAGGCCACCCCATCATTCTTTTTCCTTAAAGAAGGACGACAGATAGACAAAATCGTCGGGGGAGACAAAGAAGAGCTCAAGAAGAAAACAGCTGCCATTGCTGATCTAGCATCGAAATCACCCGACATTTGA
- the LOC139881760 gene encoding LOW QUALITY PROTEIN: low affinity inorganic phosphate transporter 8-like (The sequence of the model RefSeq protein was modified relative to this genomic sequence to represent the inferred CDS: inserted 3 bases in 2 codons), whose translation MSDSTKAVFSALDNAKTQLYHFKAIIIAGMGFFTDAYDLFCITAVTKLIGRLYYYDPTTNKPGALPKNVNNAITGVALCGTLAGQLFFGWLGDKLXRKKVYGITLVTMVGCAIASGLSFCSSANSVITTLCFFRFWLGFGIGGDYPLSAVIMSEYANSKTRGGFIAAVFAMQGIGILFAGAVSMIVSKIFLHAFPAPEFRINQILSTQPQADYIWRIVLAFGAIPAALTFYWRLKMPETARYTALVQGDHKKAAADMAKVLTNDTFIYEESISKPPVLSKTPYRLFSREFMMRHGLHLLGTSTCWFLLDVAFYSLQLTQKDVYPASGLIHKATTMNAIQEMYHLSKAMFLIALAATVPGYWFTVFLIDKIGRFVIQLGGFLLMSICMXPYDFCDGKKTLFVVLYGLTLFFANFGPNSTTFIVPAELFPARFRSTCHGISAAAGKAGAIVAAFALQSITHDLKKIKKAIIALAVVNMLGFLFTFLVPETKGRSLEEISGEDKEIRGEPAKNSHPESQMV comes from the exons ATGTCCGATTCAACAAAAGCCGTTTTCTCGGCTCTCGACAATGCAAAGACGCAACTTTATCACTTCAAGGCGATTATCATTGCCGGAATGGGTTTCTTCACGGATGCGTATGACCTGTTCTGCATAACTGCCGTGACAAAGCTCATAGGCAGGTTATACTATTACGATCCCACCACGAATAAACCCGGAGCTCTCCCGAAGAATGTTAACAATGCGATAACGGGCGTTGCTTTATGTGGAACTCTAGCAGGTCAGCTCTTCTTCGGTTGGCTTGGAGACAAAC GCAGAAAGAAAGTTTACGGAATAACTTTAGTCACCATGGTGGGTTGTGCCATAGCATCAGGGCTTTCCTTCTGTTCTTCGGCTAATAGTGTCATTACTACTCTTTGCTTTTTTCGATTCTGGCTCGGATTCGGGATAGGAGGAGACTATCCACTGTCAGCAGTCATTATGTCTGAGTATGCCAACTCAAAAACTCGAGGAGGGTTTATTGCTGCGGTTTTCGCAATGCAAGGGATAGGAATATTATTCGCAGGAGCAGTTTCCATGATTGTCTCCAAAATCTTCTTGCATGCATTTCCAGCTCCTGAATTTCGAATTAATCAGATTCTTTCCACTCAGCCACAGGCTGATTATATATGGCGCATTGTTTTAGCTTTTGGTGCGATTCCGGCAGCTTTGACTTTCTATTGGAGGCTGAAAATGCCAGAAACTGCTCGATACACAGCCTTGGTTCAGGGGGATCACAAGAAGGCAGCAGCTGATATGGCCAAAGTTCTTACCAATGACACTTTCATCTACGAAGAATCCATCTCCAAGCCTCCCGTTCTGAGCAAAACTCCATACAGACTTTTTTCGAGAGAATTCATGATGAGACATGGACTCCATCTTCTCGGGACTTCTACGTGCTGGTTCTTGCTAGATGTTGCCTTCTACAGTCTACAGCTTACCCAGAAAGATGTATACCCAGCTAGTGGCCTCATACATAAAGCCACGACGATGAATGCAATCCAAGAGATGTATCATCTCTCAAAGGCCATGTTTCTGATTGCATTAGCTGCAACAGTTCCAGGATATTGGTTCACTGTCTTCCTCATCGATAAAATCGGCCGTTTCGTTATTCAACTCGGTGGTTTCCTCCTCATGTCCATTTGTAT GCCATATGATTTCTGCGACGGAAAGAAAACATTGTTCGTTGTTCTCTACGGTCTTACGCTGTTTTTCGCCAACTTTGGGCCCAACAGCACAACATTCATCGTTCCAGCGGAGCTTTTTCCGGCTAGGTTTCGGTCGACGTGCCACGGAATCTCGGCTGCTGCAGGAAAAGCAGGAGCTATTGTTGCTGCATTTGCTTTGCAGAGTATCACCCATGACTTGAAAAAGATCAAGAAAGCAATTATAGCTCTAGCTGTGGTAAACATGCTAGGGTTTTTATTTACTTTCTTAGTTCCGGAAACTAAGGGCCGGTCACTAGAAGAAATCTCTGGGGAGGATAAGGAGATCCGCGGCGAACCAGCAAAAAATTCTCATCCAGAAAGTCAAATGGTTTAG